ACACCATCCTGGCACTctaaggggccttaaagtgggtgtgTTACATTTCCTCCCACTGTAAGGCCTGTTTGCactgccagaatggtgtaaaggggccaTAGTGCAAATGAGAATCTGATCGCTTCTCCCtcattcctagagcagctctttAGTATTGAAGTTCTCATAGTGTATTAGTAACTTTTGAAAGAGTTAGCTAGTAAAAACTGTTGCTGGGATTTTGAAACCCAACTGCCAAGGGgattttaggagcctaactctctTAGGTCCCTTTTCAGGGTAGGATTGTCAAAGCTGTTCTGGATAACTGCCCTGTCAGAGCTGCATGCTGGTGTATGCTGTGCTGCCCCGAGGGAGGTGATAGTGCAGCCTTGGGAGTTTGGAGTgctattccccactctgccactgacttgctgtatcaCCTTAGGCAAGTCTCTTAATGGCTCAGTGCCACAGTCTGCAAGATGTTTTGGAAGCCTCAGACCAAAGGCACTACTGAAGTATTATTGGTTGCTCTAGGCCACGTGGCAATGGCAGAACTGAGAATGAGAcgcaggagccctgactcccagccacgGCTTTAACCATTTAACTGTCTCCCTGCTAGTACCATAGTTCAAAACTTGGATTTTAACTTGTGACAGGTGTGGTTCAGAAGAGGTGTGAACTCGCACAATCCATGTGGCACCAGCTGGATTGAAATGGTTGGAGAAATGATGATGGTAAACGTAGGCTTAAATGACCAGGTAAGGCGGCGGAACACCAATTGTGTGAACACATGAGCATGTTTAGACTCCTTCTGTAGGATCACTGTTCAGCTTTGCGGTTGGAATACACGCGGGGGACGCCAGGATGTTCAGCCCAACAAGGGGCCCAATTGCCTGAACTGCCAAAAGCCCATGAGGCACTGGGGGTTTGCAATGCGAGAACGTTCAGCGAACCTGCCTCTCATCTGACACACCTGAGTACAAACCAGCCCCCATCCCACAATCAACCCTATACAGGAGTGATGCACTGCACCTAAACTACCAGCACTAGAGACAAACCCAAAGAAAACCCCTGACTCAGGAAAGACTCTTGCCCTCAACTGTCCTCTTCTCACTCCCCTGTTGTAGCTGACGCCCATCTGCTTTCCATGCCATTCATCCCCTTAGGACACACAGACATTCCCGTCAAGACCCCTTTCTCCCCTAGGTCTGGGGAATCGGCTGCGAGGATCGAGCTGTTTATTTCCGGCAAGGCGTCACACCGAGCGAACTCAGCGGGAAGACATGGAAGGCGATTGTATCTGGCAGAGAGAGTGACAGGTCTCAGACCGGCAGCTCGACCAGTCTGCTCAGGTAGCTAATAAAGTGTCCACAAGCCCTAAAGGCCATCAGATTTTGGTGCTGCCAGGGCATGAGGAGTATTTCTGTGAACACAATCCATCCAGTTTGTTCAAGGCTCCTcactgtgaccttgagcaaaccCCGCACGTGGTTCCGGCTTCTCGCCAGGTACTGAAGTccatttgtttgggttttttttttttttccaattaaaatgCAACAGTGAGCAGCAAACTCTTCCTCTCTGGGGAGGGAGGCAATGTTCTGACTTGAGAATTCAGTGCAGCCTGGTAGTAAAGGGAGCTGAGCTGGGATTTGCCCTCAGATTCCAGGGTCCAGTCTAGAACAGGATGAAATGTTACCTGCCAGATATCCTGGAGGTGTTTTCTCCACTTAACGATTATCTTTCTCTTGGGGGTCACTTGTGTGGCATCTTGCCACTTTCTTTCCCAGAGGGGATAAACAAATGGTTCCATGATGACAGTTGGCCCATCGGCCATGCTGGGAACACTGCGAGAAGCCACGTGCTGAGCCCTAGGGCTCAGAACATCTCGTGTTGCTGAACAGAAACTATCTGCAGTTGAGAATGAAACCACAGTGTTGATAgactctattattattattcatttgtgcTAGTGgcacctgggagccccaggcctccATTGTCCTaggcaaacacagaacaaaaagacagcccctgccccagagagcttgcagtcTGAGAATAAGACAAGAGaacagatggatgcagacagaGGGGGAGCGCAAGGAAACAATGATGCAATCATGTCTTTACAGACAAGACAAACACAGAGTGGGGGAAAGGTTagcacacacaagcagagtgaacagtgtAATGGCAGCGAACATCATGTTAATGCCAGGATTCTTTTTAGTTTGCCggcagaggggtggagtgagtTAGGAGGGGATCGGCTAAATAGAACAgggaatggaggggtggggggcgggtaGGAGGGGGAAGGTAGCTGTGGGGTGAATCTGAGATGAAGGTGGCGGGGAGCTGaaggaaacagctgatcagcacagggCACAGAATGTCCACCCATTCTGTAGTCCTGACTGGAACATCCAAAGGTCTCTGCTTCCAAAGGGCTGGAGTCTCTAGCTGGGTTCTCTCTGCACCTCTCCTCCAAGGCCACATGGAAAAGACAGGAGGCACCGCATGGGCCCTAGAACCCCTAGAAGGTGTGTGGGGTTTCCCCTGCACTGTTCTGGGGCCAAGGGCACATTGGGAGGAAGAAAGGGGCCTGGCTGGACCCATATTTTACCTctgcccctcccaaatgcagcagtccctgctttggctgcttctgttccTACCAGTTGGAGTCTCAAAAAAGTCCTGCTCAGCATTTGTAAACCAAAAGACAGGGCCTTGGGGTGTTAACACTTGGGGTATTCTGGAGAGTTCTGTGCAGCCAACCCTACAGGCTGTCCTAAAAGGATTTCCCAGCATGGCCTACAAAGCCATGCGTTGGGCTCTCTTCCCTTGGGGATGGAGTTAAGCTTTTACCATAAAAGGTCTGGTTTGTATCAGCTGTTCACTGTGTAGCCATCTCTGTCTGTCGTTCTCTGGTCTTTTCTATGGCTCTGTGCCGGTTGATAATTCGGAGAATGGTGGCTGATTAGCTACTTGTCTGTTTGTCCCCAAGCGCTGGCTGTTTCTTCAGTGACGACGTTAGGGAGCAAATGAATTTGATCGTTCAGAGCGATGCGGACATTTCCTCTGATACCGAGAGCCCACAGATACACCCAAACCTTGCTGACATGCCCCTGTCAGGTGCTGCAGCTAGCGTCAATGGTAACAGCGTGGGAAGCCAGTCAGCAGAAGCGAGTGCAAACTTGGCTGTGGATCCTCTGGACTCTACTCCCGAAGAAGTCAGCCCTGCTTCAGACAATGGCAAGAAGGCTGGTCTCGAAAAACCCAAGTCTTCTGCTGACCAGGATCCCCATCCTGCAGAACTGCAGTGGACAAACATTGACTTAAAGGAGGCCCATAAAAAGCCTCTGCTCGCTGCCAGCACCTTCCCGGAGACATCCAGCCTGTCTTCCCTTGGCATGTTCTCAGTTGGAGTTGAAGAACATTATGGAGCTGATGAGCACCCGTTGTGGgcttgggtgtgtgggggaggctgCCTGGTGGATTCACACAGCTTGCTGAAATGGTTCACTCTTCAGTCAGGTACTGTCAGCTCAGTGTAGCTGGGCCTTGATCCCCACTCAGGGCCTAATAAGATACcgtgcttttttatttttttaagcgtGTCCTTATCTCAAAATAATCCCTCGTTCTCCCACCCACTCTCTTACCTAGTATCCTGCATGCCAGTTAGTTGTTACCCTTCATCCCAGAAGAGAAGGTATTTCCTGCTGTGCATATCTACCTGTAAAGCACTTTATGAACGTAGTTAGTGACTATTTCTCTGCATATTTGGCAGACATGTTACACAGGGAATAATCCAGTTTGTCGGAACTCCACACACCTGTTTAGCTCTCCATAGCGTTGAAACTGGAGCTCAGGATAAAACGGCTCCTGGGTGTGACTGAAAACTAGTCAAAAGCAAGTTGTGGAGGGAGCCTGTTTAGAGACAAATACCACAGTGCCCTGCTGGTACCATAGTCCTTGTGATCCGAGGATGAGATATACACTATCGTAAGCCTTTCTAATGGCAAGAGGAACTGAAAGGTGGTTTTCTGAATGGAAGCCCAGCCTTGACTCCTGGAGGGGTTAGAACAGGGAGGCTTTTGAAGAAAGTGAAATATGGTCAAATTTCCAAATAAGTTGGTTGTCAAATTAGTGAGTATGTGGCATCGCAATACTTAGTCTTGTCTTACTGGTCATCTCAGCTCTGTATCAGAATCTGTAGAGCATATGGTCATCTCCTAGGACCATACAGGTGCTACTCTAGTGGAGGAATATAGAGAGGAGTTTATGATAAGTCTTTCAATCCATTTTCTATGCACCATTTGCAGTATTCTCACTGGCCCTTTGGTAATGCCACTGGGGCTAGTGTGTCCATGTAATAGTGGTGTGAGACCAGAGGCACTTCACCCAGTGTTTTTGAAGTGGCAAATTGTGTCTTGAGCATCTAATACTTCACATAATTGAGTTTAAAGCTCACTTGGTCATCATGTTGGTTCTGCTCTAGGTCTGTTATCCTCTGTGCAGTCCCTTTCCCTGTCTATCAGTCCAGCACAGACAGCAGCGTGGCGAAAGCAGATTTTCCAGCAGCTCAGTGAAAGGACCAAGCGGGAACTGGAGAACTTTAGACACTATGAACAAGCTATCGAGCAGGTAAGTGAAAGTcctcctgtttccttccctttAACTCTGATCATGATTTAACATCTGACAGGATTGGGCATCCGTGATGGTACTGTCCAGTGTATGGGCTGCAACCTACTGTTATTAAGCATTGTATCCTTGCGCCCGTTCACATTTGTCCATTACCACAGCTCTTAGAGCAACTTTTCCCAGGCACTCCAACTGGAAACCCTAGTAGCCATTAGACCTCTGTCACAGCTGCTCTTGTAGAAAAGTTCCATTCTAAAAGCTAGTACTATAAAAAAGAACACTGGCTGACTCTGTTGCACTTGTTACTGAATATGCTGAAATTCCTAATCCAGGACACCTTTAAATGTGTTAGATGCATGTGAGTTACTGCACTACACAAATTCAGGGCCTTCTGTTTGCATGAATATCCTTATTACTTCAATAAATGAGTGAGCTTATTCTCTGTGAACACCAGGGGGCATACCACGGCTTCCATAAGTAGTGCTTATAATGTCAAGAACATCTGAATAACAGGATTTCTCGTTAATATTTCCCTTTGATTATCACACAAAATTTCCTTGGGCTCTTCTTAGATTTCATTCAGGATTTTGGCCCCTCCTTTTCTAAGACTTGAGTTATCCAATATCACCTGTTTAAAGTATTAAAATACAATTCGTTTCAATATAGAACAGTTTGGCGTATGCACTTTCAGTCAGTTTTAATAGATGATTATGTTAAAAGCACTCAAGCTCTAGAAACACTGTTTCTAACTCTAACCCCAGTGAGAAACAACCTGCTGTATTTCCCCAAGTCAGAGACTCTCTCTGTGATTTTAAACTCTCTGAAGTGATGACTCTCTGAAGGTGGCATCTCACCTCTCTACCATCGAGTTTTGTTAGCCTTCATCTGATCACATTATCTTCTGCTTGTGTCAGAGCTTCTCGGTATTGTATAGAAAGAACGAGCAATTGAGGGGGTGTCAAGAAAACTCTTTGCAGCTCCTTGTAACCTTGTGTTTCTGCCACAGTCTGTCTGGGTGAAAACGGGGACCTTGCAGTGGTGGAGAAGCTGGAAGCCTCATAAATGGACAGATGTGCGAGTAGCGCTGGAGCAGTTCACTGGGAATGATGGCATGCGAGACAGCATTCTGTTCATCTATTACATGTATCATGAGGAGAAGAAGGTGCATTCGAGAAGCACATTGCAGTGCTGGTGTCCCATTTGACAAGAGGAAAAACATGACTAGATGGGGATGGGCATTGTGATACAGGGTTTCTTGTCTAGGTCACCATTTCCGATCTGGCCCAGGCCAGTAGCAAATGAAAGTCTTTTCTCTCTGATGGCTGTCTCAGGGTCCTGTTAGAAATAATCCTGCTCTCAGTGGGAAAGCCACCACCAGGTTGACACCAATTAGCCATCTTGTTGACAGCCCAGAGACTGAATGGTCATGGAGAAAGAACCAACCTTTGTGGCCTAGCAGGGGGGCCCCTCTGAGGTAGGGTTGACACACACTAGCAGAGTGGTGTAGAGGCGGTAGATAGGACCTCAGTCATCCAGGGCTGTAAGTCTAACCCCATTTCACGAGCACTCCCAAATACAATGTGGGTTTTCTCCCAAGCAGAATGTTAGTCCCTCTGCCATCCTTACCAGGGACCATTTGTGCAAGGTTTCCCTATTGTGGGGGAGGCTTAATGGGAGTTTGCCTTGTTCACGAATGCCCTTTGTATTGTGCCAGTACATGCACGTGTTCCTGAACGAAGTTACCATTCTGGTTGAAGTTCTGAATGATGCCAAACACTCCTTCGCTCTCTACACGCCTGAGAGGACAAAGCAGCGGTGGCCAATTCGTCTAGCAGCCGCCACAGAACAAGAAATGCATGACTGGGTAACTCTGCCAACTTTCTAACGCAGTCTGGTTACATTTGAAATGACTTCCTTAATCCCTCATTTGTGTGAGGTTTGAGCATCAGGTTTGCAACCTCTGGACTCTttggctatgtctgcactagcaAACATTGGGAAGATATACCACTAGTGCTACAAAAATTCAGCCCAAGTTTACTTGACATCATAGTGAAAACACCTGCCGCTGCGTGTCACCACTAGGGCTCGTGCCGGTGTGACCTGTGGTGCAGCTGACCCCATGATCACTCTTGTGGGATTTTTGTCCCCTCTAAAATCccctactgtagaccaggccacaggaACTGTGGCAGGATTAACTCAGTCCTACCCTTCTTTGGAGACAGAGAAATGGAGTTGTGTGTGATGGGCAGGGCTACAGGCATTCAGACCACCTTAACTACTAAGGTTTGCTCAGCGCTGTGTAGATATTCTACTTCTCATAAAGAGCTTAAACAAGTGGGACAAAACTTTCCTTCACTTTTGTGCATTGAGCTGTCTATCCGCATGCTTGCGTCTCTGTGGCAcaaaaatggctgcatttcagcagtggcgagagggaaggaggaaggtgtgtgcgtgtgtgtacagAGACATTGTGAAGACTCTGGGGATCCTGAAAGATAAATCATGCTGATAGCAAGGAATCATGACACCTTTGATCTGAACTCTGCTAGTTCACCTTGGAGATTTGTAAAAGGCAATGAGGATAAACCTCCTTTCACTAGCACTAGATGACCTACGTTAAGGGAAAACCCGTGTTCGCACCATGAAATGCACCTCCTCGCTCTTTGTTGCTTCCTTATATTGTAGCTGGCTTTGCTGAGCATGTCCTGCCGTGAAAGCAGACGGATTCAAggccctccctcccaccaggccATCTGGTCTGTTACCTGCAAAGGAGACATCTTCGTCAGCGAGCCAAGTCCTGAATTAGAGGCCGCACCACACCTGATGCCATGTGACCAAATGTAAGACGGTTTTAAAGTTCCCCTCACTACTGTGCATTTCAAGCAGCCAGAATTTTCTTTAATTCCATGTCAGCGGTTATGCGTTCTGTTGTGTGAAACGCATGGTGTGCTGTAGATGTCAGCCAATGATGAAGAGAGACATGGAGTTGCCTTTGTTTTCATAAGTGAGATGAAGAAGTTTCCTCAGGCTACATTTTGATGTTCACATGCTCAAGCTGCATGTTATGAGCCAGATCTTGCAAGGTTTCCTATCTGATTTCATTGGGATGACCTGTAAGACTTGCAGGGTTGGGTGCTAAATTATCCTACACAAATTAGTGGATGGCATTTTAGAGTAAATGAAACATTCCATTCATTAGGGCTGAGATTTGAATAGCACCCAAGTGAGGGGATTCAGAATTCTGAATCCCACATGCAGTGGTGGTAGATGCTCTCTAGTGAGGACAGCAGCTGGGTTTCTATTCTAAGCATGATATTGCAGCCCTGACCACTGTAGTCCAAAAGCAAAGAGGCCCTTAATCTGCCTCAAAATTGGCAGGTTAAGGGCCAAGTAGAATTTTTGCTACTAATTGGAAGTGACTTGCATGAGGTGTTTCTGATTTATGAAACCCTAAAAATCCCTTGGGTGCATCTACAGCGCAGCTGGGTGGTGCGATTCCCAGTATGGGTAGACAGACTGGCACTAGCTCAGCTCCAGCTAGCatgccaaaaatagcagtgtggagaGAGATTGCAGCATGGAGGGCAGCTTAGGGTAGCTGCTGGAGTCCAAGCCTGCCTGATCCCTTGGGTCAGAGCTCAGGTAGCTAGCAGTGCTGTTCtggcatgctagcttgagcagagctagtcgGAGTCTGTCTACCCTGgatgggaatcacacctcccagctgcagtgtagacataccatcagAGTCCTAACAGTGGAAGGGAGAGGTGGGTGGGGCTCCACTCAGGCCCTAAAGCTTGCCAGGTTGCTGGTTCCTTTATCTACTCCTGCACACTTCCTGATCTGTAAAAGCAGGTCTTCTTTTCTACTCCCCCAGACTCCGCACTGGCATGTTCCTCTACAGTCCCTTTGCCTTCCCTACTCTTCCCTAGACACACGCTCCACACCCTGCGTGGCTCCTGGTCCCCAGGAAGGGATTTCCCTCTACTAGGCACCTCCTCAGAGCTGCAGACTTGGGGGTCCATCTTGAGTACGTGAAAATAAGACTCTGCTCCTGCAGAAGGTGAGGGAATCCCCTCTGGCCTCCTGCCTTCCCCCAGGCCCATATTAGGACCATCAATTCATGTGTATTAAACCAAGGAAATTCCTAGAGGAAAAGCTTCTGGGCGAAGTGAACCTGAGGGCGAATATCCACACCTAACAAGTGAAAATCTCACCAGTATATCCTAGCTAACTGTTCTAAACAAACCAGCAATGGTTcaaatcaggaaattcaaagttaaactTAGACGTAAGTGAGGTGTTTGACAGGCTGCAGACTCGCAGCTGAGGTAGCCAAGTGGCCTCCACCCACTGACAGGAGTCAGTCAAAAGGCACATTCTTAATTGGCATCAATCGCCTTCCCCACGGTTTGGATAGAGGCCGAATGAGCTAGCGACTGAACTGTCCTCCAACCCTCCCTAAGTCAGGGCTGAGGTGCAGGGCAGGGAACACGTGCCGTTACTGACTCCGCCATTGAGTTCAtgtaaaatgttctctctctccctgcaggttTTGGCGACAGATTGGAGGGCATCTCCGCCTGATAGAGTGCAATAGCCATGGCATAGTATGGGGCATAGGTTACGATCACACGGCCTGGGTTTATACTGGGGGATACGGAGGCGGCTTCATTCAAGGTAATGACACATTTATTCTACCAGGGTGTATAAATTCCCTATTTAACCTCCTGCATGGCACCAGCAGAACGAAAAATTTCAATCCCCCATCTTTGTATTGTGTCTAGTCTGTAGAATGAGGTGATGGGCATGTCCCATCTCTGCAAGGGAAGCAGGCTGTGCATCTTAGCTTTCTATCTTTGGCTCAAAAATGAGCAATAAAACGTGCATAAAAGTTCCACCTGGCAAAATTTTGAACTATTACAACTTTcttctttaatatttaatttcGCTTTTAATCCGAGTGATTTATTGCCTACAGGATTGACCAGCAGCGCCGATAATATTTACATGCAATCAGATGTGAAATGTGTTTATATCTATGAGAACCAGCGGTGGAATCCAGTCACAGGATATAGCAACAGGTAAGTGTGTGCGTTTATAATGGTCAAGGGAAATATCAGggtgtttttaaacttttatttcatGTGTTAAATTGAGATGGAAGGCACATGGGCTTTGAGAGGCTAGATTTCATTAAAGGATGCCTTtgtaggcctcaatcctgcaatgcaTTGTACACCAGCACACCCCTGGGAAGGCACAAAACCTACCTGCAAGCAACACATTGCAGGATTAAGGTCACAGATCGTAAGCGCTTCAAGTCAGGAACCATGTCTTCCTGTGTGTCGTGTAGTGCTAAGCACAACGGGTCCCTGATCCTAAATGGGGCCTCTGGATGCTGCATTTAATAACCATATTTAATAATCATCTAAAGACATTGGGGTCTAATGAAATGGAAGTCAATAAATCTCTCCTTGGTGGGTAGGAAAGGTTTTTCCACCAAACTTTGGAAAACGGCAGAATTCTCAAGATTCACCCTCCtggtttttaaatgcaaaatagtcAGTTTTTTGAGATCTTTGATCAGTGTTTGGCAGGCAACTGAGCTGCAGAGCAAACCTGTTTCCTTTCAGTCCCTTCTTCAAGAGAGTCTAGTGATTGAAGACAGTGTTCAGTGTGTGGACGTGGGAAGTGCTAGGCAGAGGTGAAGAGCTTTATCTTTTATCCTTCTCTCACTGTCGCTTATTCTTTATTCCTTGTACTTGTGTTGCAGAGGGCTGCCCACAGACAGGTACATGTGGAGTGACGCGTCTGGCTTACAAGAATGCACAAAAGTTAACACAAAGCCTCCATCCCCGCAGTGGTCTTGGGTAAATTTTgtcttgaaattattttttttttctattttttatttaaaaataaaaaaggatggCCTAGTTGCTCAGGCACAGAACGGAggtgtcaggagacctgggttccattcctggctctaccactgacctgctgcgtCACTTTAACCTCGGGTTTCCTCATCGGTACAATGGAGATGATCTCCCTGCATCCTAGGGATGCTGAGAGGATTGAttgtccccccaccctcccaacccAATTCCTCTTTGGctcctttgtgaatcccaccctgaATGTTTTTAAAGTCCTTGGGGACCCAGGATGAAGTTGTTCTGAACAGGCAAAGTTGTACTATAAGTATTTTTATCAGAACATTCCATACAAGCAATTACAATGCAAAGTGTGCAGAAGAAGAGGTGAAAGGTGATCTCCCTGCCTTCACTTTCTGTTGTGCTCCTATTCACGTTATCCTTCTGACTCTAGGTGTCTGACTGGTgtattgattttaacatttccGGTGGAACTGATCGGGAAGGCTGGCAGTATGCAGCAGACTTTCCAGCGTAAGGAGTTACCTTCTTGTACCTAATAGCCTGGCAGGACCATGCCAAGTTTAACACTTGATtggctacaaccacactgcaaGCAATTACTTAAAACTAGTTGATCTGCACTTCAGCTTTGCTTTAATGATGGCAtctgtgccttgatttccccCTTTGCAAAATGAGGGGGAGAGAGCTGCGGACAATCAGTGTTGAGTACCGTATCGATTTGAAGTATTAGTGTCCATGgcgtttggggaggaggggtgaaatATAAGTCCCACACAGCAAAATAAGGGTTTGCCAATATTCTAAAGTGGCAGGGAGGTCTCCAGGGTGGATAGTTATTTACAGTTGCAAGCCAATGCCTGGTATCCTCACAACACTGTGTGGTGTGAGGGAGAGCTTTGTACAGAACAGTTGCATGGAAAATAATGCTGGGCTGAAGCATAGTCAGCGCTGACAGGCTGTTGCTGAAATGTGAGGTATTTCCAAGTCCTCTCAAACGTGCATTAAACCACGTATCTTTGGCAGATCCTACCATGGCCACAAGACGATGAAGGATTTTGTTCGACGAAGACGCTGGGCCAGGTAAGGGATTAAGTTATGGATATAAAGTTTAGAATTCAGACATGCTCCTTTCTTAAGAGCAAGCTGTTTAGTCCCTTAAATATCTCTCCGCTAACAAAGGGCAAAAGCACTGAAACCTGCATTGAAGAACCCATCTCCAGCAGGGCAGCCCATGGCTTTAGCAACCacttaaattacatttttcactTCCAACCTTTGCACACAAGTGTCCCAACGTTTCCGTTGTGACTGTGTGAGATCTCTGGGTAGAAGCCTTCTGGTCACAGTTCAGATCAAGGTTCTTGTCACAGGACAGAGTGCCCGAAGTATCGCCTCGTGGACTGCAGTCCTACAGGCAGCCTGCCGCAGTGTTCCCCTTTAAGGGGCTTCTTCAAAACCTCAAACCCTTGTGTCCAGTCACAGCCTATTTCGGGTTCTGGtttgttaaataaacaaaaaaattcaaaatgaagctCTCGTAAGCCATTTATCCCCTTATTAGGACACGCTCAGGCCTTCCCTACCATAGTCTCACTTCCCCAAGTCCCAGCTTTCTCTACTGGAGCCTACTTTCACCCAGCAGCCTCTGTATTCTAGTCTCCCTGAGCATCTTTCACTTCCTGCTGCTCATTACAAGGGAATCAGCTAAACCCCCTACAGATGAGCCTTAGTAACTAGGGTTGGCTGGGCCCAGGCctctagcccttaaaggggcagaccaCCCTTTTATAGCTCCCTTTACAAATGGTGGTTAAATGATTAGTAGATGTTGTTAGAGAGTCCGCCAAGCCAGTAGGTTGCTTGTAACCATTTATAACACATGCCTCATATGCTTAGATTGCAGGctcttagggcagggactgtctttttgttctatgtttgtacaccacctagcacaatggtctatgactggggctcctaggcactacaatacACATAACAATAGGGCTTTAACCCTCTTATAGATGGAGTCCTAATATAAATGTGACCAGCACCACCTACTTACTAGGCAACTGATGACTTTCCAGCCAGGCTTTACTGTAATTGGATGGAACCAGAAAAGATCAAACCGTTACTGTATCCTGCCTTGAGCAGGAAGCACCCCTGCACCCTGCTCTTTCCCGAGGGATCCTGGGGCAATTCTGAATCACTCTAGTTTTCCTCATGCATTTTCTTGTGCTAAGCTGTCAAACACCCTTACTAATGAGGTGCTATGAGCCTACAAATTAAAGACTTTGATGTTTGGTGCTTGTTTTGTGGCTGCAGAGTCAACGTTTTAGGCCTCAAGCATCTCTTCCTCCCGCTCAGCAAGGCCCTCGGGCCACAAACAGTTCTGCTGTATGTCCTGTAACAAATTGAACTAACCAAATGAACTAAGTGCTGATGCCAAATATAACTGACACAAGTTGAGAAAAGTCTTGAGCCCAACTGTTCCTCTCTTTCAGTTGcacaaattaaaattgaaaacaaatagGGGATTGCTTAGGGCTAGATCCTGGATTTGTGGgttggaggagagagaaattccCAGTGTTCCCGGGCTGGGTGCAG
This window of the Chelonia mydas isolate rCheMyd1 chromosome 10, rCheMyd1.pri.v2, whole genome shotgun sequence genome carries:
- the TECPR1 gene encoding tectonin beta-propeller repeat-containing protein 1 isoform X5 is translated as MGRLSVWAVSLQGRVWYREDVCHHNPEGSWWSLIATPGEAVQISCGPYDLLWATLWEGQAIVREGIDRNNPQGISWTIVEPPSSENGILHISVGVNVVWAVTKDRKVWFRRGVNSHNPCGTSWIEMVGEMMMVNVGLNDQVWGIGCEDRAVYFRQGVTPSELSGKTWKAIVSGRESDRSQTGSSTSLLSAGCFFSDDVREQMNLIVQSDADISSDTESPQIHPNLADMPLSGAAASVNGNSVGSQSAEASANLAVDPLDSTPEEVSPASDNGKKAGLEKPKSSADQDPHPAELQWTNIDLKEAHKKPLLAASTFPETSSLSSLGMFSVGVEEHYGADEHPLWAWVCGGGCLVDSHSLLKWFTLQSGLLSSVQSLSLSISPAQTAAWRKQIFQQLSERTKRELENFRHYEQAIEQSVWVKTGTLQWWRSWKPHKWTDVRVALEQFTGNDGMRDSILFIYYMYHEEKKYMHVFLNEVTILVEVLNDAKHSFALYTPERTKQRWPIRLAAATEQEMHDWLALLSMSCRESRRIQGPPSHQAIWSVTCKGDIFVSEPSPELEAAPHLMPCDQMFWRQIGGHLRLIECNSHGIVWGIGYDHTAWVYTGGYGGGFIQGLTSSADNIYMQSDVKCVYIYENQRWNPVTGYSNRGLPTDRYMWSDASGLQECTKVNTKPPSPQWSWVSDWCIDFNISGGTDREGWQYAADFPASYHGHKTMKDFVRRRRWARKCKIITNGPWLEVPPIALWDIAIIPSSSADKEESIALWAVSNKGDVLCRLGVTQQNPAGTSWLHVGTDQPFMSVSIGAFHQVWAVARDGSTFYRGSVSPKKPAGDCWYHIPSPPKQKLKQVSVGRTSMLAVDKNGNLWYRQGITPSYPQGSSWDHVSNNIRKVSVGPLDQVWVIADKVQGSHSLSCGTVCHRTGVQPLEPKGLSWDYGIGGGWEHITVRGNATEAPKTALHETSEEHSAKPTDLEDGENGGKGNHSKTTLMVNEGQALDRNSVNC
- the TECPR1 gene encoding tectonin beta-propeller repeat-containing protein 1 isoform X1 is translated as MERAMAMPNSLLWAVDIFGRVYTLSTAGQYWELCKDRQLEFKRVSAIKHCCWGIACDHQVYAYIFSSDVPIRYQEETYENQRWNPVGGFCEKLMPSDRWQWSDVSGLKHQQLDSFTLPSPHWEWESDWYVDENIGGEPTEKGGWTYAIDFPATYAKDKKWNSCVRRRRWIRYRRYKSRDTWAKITSPDDPNQLPDPFNDISIGGWEITDEPMGRLSVWAVSLQGRVWYREDVCHHNPEGSWWSLIATPGEAVQISCGPYDLLWATLWEGQAIVREGIDRNNPQGISWTIVEPPSSENGILHISVGVNVVWAVTKDRKVWFRRGVNSHNPCGTSWIEMVGEMMMVNVGLNDQVWGIGCEDRAVYFRQGVTPSELSGKTWKAIVSGRESDRSQTGSSTSLLSAGCFFSDDVREQMNLIVQSDADISSDTESPQIHPNLADMPLSGAAASVNGNSVGSQSAEASANLAVDPLDSTPEEVSPASDNGKKAGLEKPKSSADQDPHPAELQWTNIDLKEAHKKPLLAASTFPETSSLSSLGMFSVGVEEHYGADEHPLWAWVCGGGCLVDSHSLLKWFTLQSGLLSSVQSLSLSISPAQTAAWRKQIFQQLSERTKRELENFRHYEQAIEQSVWVKTGTLQWWRSWKPHKWTDVRVALEQFTGNDGMRDSILFIYYMYHEEKKYMHVFLNEVTILVEVLNDAKHSFALYTPERTKQRWPIRLAAATEQEMHDWLALLSMSCRESRRIQGPPSHQAIWSVTCKGDIFVSEPSPELEAAPHLMPCDQMFWRQIGGHLRLIECNSHGIVWGIGYDHTAWVYTGGYGGGFIQGLTSSADNIYMQSDVKCVYIYENQRWNPVTGYSNRGLPTDRYMWSDASGLQECTKVNTKPPSPQWSWVSDWCIDFNISGGTDREGWQYAADFPASYHGHKTMKDFVRRRRWARKCKIITNGPWLEVPPIALWDIAIIPSSSADKEESIALWAVSNKGDVLCRLGVTQQNPAGTSWLHVGTDQPFMSVSIGAFHQVWAVARDGSTFYRGSVSPKKPAGDCWYHIPSPPKQKLKQVSVGRTSMLAVDKNGNLWYRQGITPSYPQGSSWDHVSNNIRKVSVGPLDQVWVIADKVQGSHSLSCGTVCHRTGVQPLEPKGLSWDYGIGGGWEHITVRGNATEAPKTALHETSEEHSAKPTDLEDGENGGKGNHSKTTLMVNEGQALDRNSVNC